The Castor canadensis chromosome 8, mCasCan1.hap1v2, whole genome shotgun sequence genome contains a region encoding:
- the Drc5 gene encoding dynein regulatory complex subunit 5 has translation MQDSSAPATPSAPSQTSSSPQSQPSAAGPGPSEGPQLPKTSSTIPAPAVPKSKNTGVRRMRRIIAEDDEWTLAIVPLLTELCIQHIVKNFQNNPILKQLLPEHQQKVLSHLSPDLPLAVTANLIEDEGYWRRCCTKRWPVCHVARHGGSWKRMFFERHLENLLKHFIPGTTDPRVILNLLPLCKSYVHRIHVDQFLPPVQLPPPPRFGDQSESGSEGEAEEPATDHYQLGDLVAGLIHLEELDLVYGVKDCGMNFEWNLFLFTYRDCHSLAATIKACHTLKIFRLTRSRVDDEKSRILMRSLLDHPVLEELDLSHNLIGDRGARGAAKLLNHSRLRLLNLANNQIRASGAQSLAHALAHNTNLISLNLRLNCIEDEGGQALAHALQSNKCLTTLHLGGNELSEPTATLLAQVLSINTTLTSINLSCNHIGLDGGKQLLEGMSDKKTLLEFDLRLSEVAQESEYLIGQALQANREAARQRVLNPGHLMTHITANGRENSGE, from the exons ATGCAGGACTCCTCAGCACCAGCCACGCCATCGGCCCCCAGCCAGACATCATCCTCCCCACAGAGCCAGCCCTCCGCTGCAGGCCCAGGTCCAAGCGAAGGCCCCCAGCTCCCCAAGACCTCCTCAACCATTCCTGCCCCGGCGGTCCCAAAATCCAAGAACACAGGTGTCCGACGCATGCGTAGGATCATTGCGGAGGATGATGAGTGGACGCTGGCCATCGTGCCCCTCCTCACAGAGCTCTGCATTCAGCACATCGTCAAGAACTTCCAGA ACAACCCTATCCTGAAGCAGCTGCTCCCAGAGCACCAGCAGAAAGTCCTGAGCCACCTGTCCCCCGACCTGCCACTGGCTGTGACTGCCAACTTGATCGAGGATGAGGGCTATTGGCGCCGCTGCTGCACGAAGCGCTGGCCCGTGTGCCACGTGGCCAGGCACGGAGGCAGCTGGAAGCGAATGTTCTTTGAGAGACACCTGGAGAACCTGCTGAAGCACTTTATCCCCGGCACCACGGACCCCAGAGTGATTCTCAACCTGCTGCCCCTCTGCAAGAGCTACGTGCACAGGATCCATGTGGATCAGTTCCTGCCACCCGTGCAGCTCCCGCCCCCACCCCGGTTTGGGGACCAGTCCGAGTCGGGCAGTGAGGGAGAGGCAGAGGAACCCGCCACAGACCACTACCAGCTGGGTGACCTGGTGGCTGGCCTGATCCACCTGGAGGAGCTGGACCTGGTGTATGGTGTCAAAGACTGTGGTATGAACTTTGAGTGGAACCTCTTCCTCTTCACCTACCGTGACTGCCACTCCTTAGCAGCCACCATCAAGGCATGCCACACCCTCAAG ATCTTCAGGTTGACCAGGAGCCGGGTAGATGATGAAAAGTCACGCATCCTGATGCGCAGTCTGCTCGACCATCCAGTCCTCGAGGAACTGGACCTGTCGCACAACCTCATTGGGGACCGAGGTGCACGGGGCGCCGCCAAGCTGCTGAACCACAGTCGCCTGCGTTTGCTCAACCTGGCCAACAACCAAATTCGTGCCTCCGGTGCCCAGTCGCTGGCTCACGCCCTGGCACACAACACCAACCTCATTTCCCTCAACCTACGCCTCAACTGCATTGAGGATGAGGGCGGCCAGGCACTTGCCCACGCCTTGCAGAGCAACAAGTGCCTCACCACGTTGCACCTCGGCGGCAATGAGCTCTCTGAACCCACAGCCACGCTCCTCGCCCAAGTGCTCTCCATCAACACCACGCTCACCAGCATCAACCTGTCTTGCAACCACATCGGGCTG GACGGTGGGAAGCAGCTCCTGGAAGGCATGTCGGACAAGAAGACCCTCCTGGAGTTTGATTTGCGCCTGTCTGAGGTAGCTCAGGAGAGCGAGTACCTCATTGGCCAGGCCCTCCAAGCAAACCGAGAAGCAGCCCGCCAGCGGGTCCTGAATCCCGGTCACCTCATGACGCACATCACTGCCAACGGCCGGGAGAATTCTGGGGAATGA
- the Aars2 gene encoding alanine--tRNA ligase, mitochondrial isoform X2 translates to MRDALTQRTAWWPTTSACSVSALPTASPRECRAPRESGRTTERGRSCRNCRARQEGNGGLILRRILRRAVRFSTEVLRAPPGFLGSLVPVVVEILGAAYPELQKNSAQIANLVSEDEVAFLASLQRGRRIIDRTLKQLGPSDLFPAEVAWSLSLSGHLGLPLDLVELMLEEKGVQLDSAGLEQLAQEEAQHRAQQAEPVQEQRLRLDVHALGELQRQGVPPTDDSPKYSYSLQPSGGYEFGPCEAQVLQLYTEDGSAVASVGAGQRCGLLLDRTNFYAEQGGQASDRGYLVRAGQQDVLFPVSRAEVCGGFILHEAVAPECLQVGEQVQLHLDKAWRLGCMEKHTATHLLNWALRQTLGPGTEQRGSHLNPERLRFDVATQVPLTPEQLRTVEGTVQEAVGQNEPVYMEEVPLALTAHIPGLCSLDEVYPDPVRVVSVGVSVAQALEPASQAALYTSMELCCGTHLLRTGAVGDLVIIGERQLAKGTTRLLAVTGEQAQQAREVGQSLAQEVEAASERLSRGSQDLVEAHRLSKDVGRLTKAVDTAVMPQWQRRELQTTLKALQRHANTAIRKLEVGQAVEKSQELLQRHSKGPLIVDTVSTESLSVLVKVVRQLCKQAPSTSVLLLSPQGAGNVLCACQVAQGATPAFTAEAWALAVCSHMGGKAWGSRVVAQGTGSTADLEAALKTARTYALNQI, encoded by the exons ATGAGGGACGCATTGACACAGCGTACCGCGTGGTGGCCGACCACATCCGCATGCTCAGTGTCTGCATTGCCGACGGCATCTCCCCGGGAATGTCGGGCGCCCCGTGAGTCTGGAAGGACTACAGAGAGGGGCAGGAGCTGCAGGAATTGCAGGGCGAGGCAGGAAGGAAATGGAGG GCTGATCCTTCGCCGGATTCTCCGTCGAGCTGTGCGGTTCTCCACAGAAGTCTTGCGGGCACCTCCTGGCTTCCTAGgcagcctggtgccagtggtgGTTGAGATATTG GGAGCTGCTTACCCAGAACTGCAGAAGAACTCAGCCCAG ATAGCCAACCTGGTGTCAGAGGATGAGGTGGCCTTTCTGGCCTCCCTGCAGCGAGGCCGGCGGATCATTGATCGCACCCTCAAACAGCTGGGACCTTCAGATTTGTTCCCTG CCGAAGTGGCCTGGTCCTTATCACTTTCTGGGCATCTGGGGCTCCCCCTGGACCTGGTAGAACTGATGCTGGAGGAGAAGGGGGTACAGCTGGACTCTGCTGGCCTGGAACAGCTGGCTCAGGAAGAAGCCCAG CACCGGGCCCAACAGGCTGAGCCAGTTCAGGAGCAGAGACTGCGTCTTGACGTCCATGCACTAGGGGAGCTGCAGCGCCAAGGAGTGCCCCCAACCGATGACAGCCCCAAGTACAGCTACTCTCTGCAACCAAGTGGGGGTTATG AGTTCGGCCCCTGTGAAGCCCAGGTGCTACAGCTGTATACAGAGGACGGTTCAGCCGTGGCCTCTGTGGGGGCAGGCCAGCGCTGTGGCCTCCTCTTGGACAGGACCAACTTCTACGCTGAACAGGGGGGTCAGGCTTCAGACCGTGGCTACCTGGTGCGGGCAGGGCAGCAG GATGTGCTGTTCCCTGTGTCCCGGGCCGAAGTCTGTGGGGGCTTCATCCTGCATGAGGCGGTGGCCCCTGAGTGCCTGCAGGTGGGGGAGCAGGTGCAGCTGCACCTGGATAAG GCCTGGCGACTGGGCTGCATGGAGAAGCACACAGCCACCCACCTGCTGAACTGGGCGCTGCGGCAGACCCTGGGCCCTGGCACAGAGCAGCGGGGCTCCCACCTCAACCCCGAGCGTCTGCGCTTTGACGTGGCCACCCAG GTACCACTGACTCCAGAGCAGCTCCGGACAGTGGAGGGCACCGTGCAGGAGGCCGTGGGGCAGAATGAGCCTGTGTACATGGAGGAGGTGCCCCTAGCACTCACCGCCCACATCCCTGGCCTGTGTTCTCTGGATGAA GTGTACCCAGACCCTGTGCGGGTGGTGTCGGTGGGGGTGTCTGTGGCCCAGGCATTGGAGCCAGCCTCCCAGGCTGCATTGTACACTTCCATGGAGCTCTGCTGTGGCAC GCACCTGCTGCGCACAGGGGCAGTGGGGGACCTGGTTATCATCGGGGAGCGCCAGCTCGCCAAGGGCACCACCCGCCTGCTAGCTGTCACTGGGGAGCAGGCGCAGCAG GCCCGAGAGGTGGGCCAGAGCCTGGCCCAGGAGGTGGAAGCAGCCTCAGAGCGGCTGAGTCGAGGCAGCCAGGATCTGGTAGAGGCCCATCGACTATCCAAGGACGTGGGAAGACTCACTAAG GCTGTGGACACTGCTGTGATGCCCCAGTGGCAGCGGCGGGAGCTACAGACCACACTGAAGGCTCTGCAGCGGCATGCCAACACTGCCATCCGGAAGCTGGAGGTGGGCCAG GCTGTAGAGAAGTCCCAGGAGCTGCTGCAGCGGCACTCAAAGGGACCTCTGATTGTGGACACTGTCTCCACTGAGTCCCTCTCA GTGCTGGTGAAGGTGGTACGGCAGCTGTGTAAGCAGGCCCCCAGCACGTCTGTGCTCCTGCTCAGCCCCCAGGGTGCAGGCAATGTGCTCTGTGCCTGTCAGGTGGCCCAG GGTGCCACGCCTGCCTTCACAGCAGAGGCCTGGGCACTGGCCGTATGCAGTCACATGGGAGGAAAGGCCTGGGGCTCTAGAGTGGTAGCCCAGGGCACTGGAAGCACTGCTGACCTGGAAGCTGCCCTCAAAACGGCACGCACCTACGCCCTCAACCAGATATGA
- the Aars2 gene encoding alanine--tRNA ligase, mitochondrial isoform X1, producing MAASVAAAAGRLRRAIRRSSPWQSPSHRPLSAEPPLAQGSAVRDTFLSFFRDRHGHRLVPSASVRPRGDPSLLFVNAGMNQFKPIFLGTVDPRSEMAGFRRVANSQKCVRAGGRHNDLEDVGRDLSHHTFFEMLGNWAFGGEYFKEEACSMAWELLTQVYRIPEDRLWVSYFGGDPKAGLDPDLESRDIWLSLGVPANRVLSFGPQENFWEMGDTGPCGPCTEIHYDLAGGVGAPQLVELWNLVFMQHNREADRSLQPLPQRHVDTGMGLERLVAVLQGKRSTYDTDLFSPLLNAIHQGCGVPPYSGKVGVADEGRIDTAYRVVADHIRMLSVCIADGISPGMSGAPLILRRILRRAVRFSTEVLRAPPGFLGSLVPVVVEILGAAYPELQKNSAQIANLVSEDEVAFLASLQRGRRIIDRTLKQLGPSDLFPAEVAWSLSLSGHLGLPLDLVELMLEEKGVQLDSAGLEQLAQEEAQHRAQQAEPVQEQRLRLDVHALGELQRQGVPPTDDSPKYSYSLQPSGGYEFGPCEAQVLQLYTEDGSAVASVGAGQRCGLLLDRTNFYAEQGGQASDRGYLVRAGQQDVLFPVSRAEVCGGFILHEAVAPECLQVGEQVQLHLDKAWRLGCMEKHTATHLLNWALRQTLGPGTEQRGSHLNPERLRFDVATQVPLTPEQLRTVEGTVQEAVGQNEPVYMEEVPLALTAHIPGLCSLDEVYPDPVRVVSVGVSVAQALEPASQAALYTSMELCCGTHLLRTGAVGDLVIIGERQLAKGTTRLLAVTGEQAQQAREVGQSLAQEVEAASERLSRGSQDLVEAHRLSKDVGRLTKAVDTAVMPQWQRRELQTTLKALQRHANTAIRKLEVGQAVEKSQELLQRHSKGPLIVDTVSTESLSVLVKVVRQLCKQAPSTSVLLLSPQGAGNVLCACQVAQGATPAFTAEAWALAVCSHMGGKAWGSRVVAQGTGSTADLEAALKTARTYALNQI from the exons ATGGCGGCATCGGTGGCAGCAGCAGCTGGGCGTCTGCGGCGGGCCATTCGAAGGTCGTCCCCGTGGCAGAGCCCCAGCCATCGGCCGCTCTCAGCCGAACCCCCTCTGGCCCAGGGATCGGCCGTGCGGGACACCTTCCTGAGCTTCTTCCGGGATCGCCATGGCCACCGGCTGGTGCCCTCGGCCTCCGTGCGGCCTCGCGGCGACCCCAGTCTGCTCTTCGTCAACGCCGGCATGAACCAG TTCAAGCCCATCTTCCTGGGCACCGTGGATCCACGAAGTGAGATGGCAGGCTTCCGACGTGTGGCCAACAGCCAGAAGTGTGTGAGGGCTGGAGGACGACACAATGACCTGGAAGACGTGGGCCGAGACCTCTCCCATCATACCTTCTTTGAGATGCTTGGAAACTGGGCCTTTGGGGGTGAATATTTTAAG GAGGAGGCTTGCAGCATGGCCTGGGAACTGCTGACTCAGGTCTATAGGATCCCTGAGGACAGACTCTGGGTCTCCTACTTTGGTGGTGACCCCAAAGCCGGGCTGGACCCAGACCTGGAGAGCAGAGACATCTGGCTAAGCTTAGG GGTGCCTGCCAACCGTGTGCTTTCCTTCGGACCCCAAGAGAACTTCTGGGAGATGGGTGACACTGGCCCTTGTGGACCCTGTACTGAGATCCACTATGACCTGGCTGGAGGGGTGGGAGCCCCCCAGCTGGTGGAGCTTTGGAATCTGGTCTTCATGCAACACAACAG AGAGGCAGACAGAAGCCTGCAGCCCCTGCCTCAGCGGCATGTGGACACAGGAATGGGCCTGGAAAGACTAGTGGCTGTGCTACAAGGCAAGCGCTCCACCTACGACACTGACCTCTTCTCCCCCCTGCTCAATGCCATACACCAG GGCTGTGGGGTGCCCCCTTACTCTGGCAAGGTAGGGGTGGCAGATGAGGGACGCATTGACACAGCGTACCGCGTGGTGGCCGACCACATCCGCATGCTCAGTGTCTGCATTGCCGACGGCATCTCCCCGGGAATGTCGGGCGCCCC GCTGATCCTTCGCCGGATTCTCCGTCGAGCTGTGCGGTTCTCCACAGAAGTCTTGCGGGCACCTCCTGGCTTCCTAGgcagcctggtgccagtggtgGTTGAGATATTG GGAGCTGCTTACCCAGAACTGCAGAAGAACTCAGCCCAG ATAGCCAACCTGGTGTCAGAGGATGAGGTGGCCTTTCTGGCCTCCCTGCAGCGAGGCCGGCGGATCATTGATCGCACCCTCAAACAGCTGGGACCTTCAGATTTGTTCCCTG CCGAAGTGGCCTGGTCCTTATCACTTTCTGGGCATCTGGGGCTCCCCCTGGACCTGGTAGAACTGATGCTGGAGGAGAAGGGGGTACAGCTGGACTCTGCTGGCCTGGAACAGCTGGCTCAGGAAGAAGCCCAG CACCGGGCCCAACAGGCTGAGCCAGTTCAGGAGCAGAGACTGCGTCTTGACGTCCATGCACTAGGGGAGCTGCAGCGCCAAGGAGTGCCCCCAACCGATGACAGCCCCAAGTACAGCTACTCTCTGCAACCAAGTGGGGGTTATG AGTTCGGCCCCTGTGAAGCCCAGGTGCTACAGCTGTATACAGAGGACGGTTCAGCCGTGGCCTCTGTGGGGGCAGGCCAGCGCTGTGGCCTCCTCTTGGACAGGACCAACTTCTACGCTGAACAGGGGGGTCAGGCTTCAGACCGTGGCTACCTGGTGCGGGCAGGGCAGCAG GATGTGCTGTTCCCTGTGTCCCGGGCCGAAGTCTGTGGGGGCTTCATCCTGCATGAGGCGGTGGCCCCTGAGTGCCTGCAGGTGGGGGAGCAGGTGCAGCTGCACCTGGATAAG GCCTGGCGACTGGGCTGCATGGAGAAGCACACAGCCACCCACCTGCTGAACTGGGCGCTGCGGCAGACCCTGGGCCCTGGCACAGAGCAGCGGGGCTCCCACCTCAACCCCGAGCGTCTGCGCTTTGACGTGGCCACCCAG GTACCACTGACTCCAGAGCAGCTCCGGACAGTGGAGGGCACCGTGCAGGAGGCCGTGGGGCAGAATGAGCCTGTGTACATGGAGGAGGTGCCCCTAGCACTCACCGCCCACATCCCTGGCCTGTGTTCTCTGGATGAA GTGTACCCAGACCCTGTGCGGGTGGTGTCGGTGGGGGTGTCTGTGGCCCAGGCATTGGAGCCAGCCTCCCAGGCTGCATTGTACACTTCCATGGAGCTCTGCTGTGGCAC GCACCTGCTGCGCACAGGGGCAGTGGGGGACCTGGTTATCATCGGGGAGCGCCAGCTCGCCAAGGGCACCACCCGCCTGCTAGCTGTCACTGGGGAGCAGGCGCAGCAG GCCCGAGAGGTGGGCCAGAGCCTGGCCCAGGAGGTGGAAGCAGCCTCAGAGCGGCTGAGTCGAGGCAGCCAGGATCTGGTAGAGGCCCATCGACTATCCAAGGACGTGGGAAGACTCACTAAG GCTGTGGACACTGCTGTGATGCCCCAGTGGCAGCGGCGGGAGCTACAGACCACACTGAAGGCTCTGCAGCGGCATGCCAACACTGCCATCCGGAAGCTGGAGGTGGGCCAG GCTGTAGAGAAGTCCCAGGAGCTGCTGCAGCGGCACTCAAAGGGACCTCTGATTGTGGACACTGTCTCCACTGAGTCCCTCTCA GTGCTGGTGAAGGTGGTACGGCAGCTGTGTAAGCAGGCCCCCAGCACGTCTGTGCTCCTGCTCAGCCCCCAGGGTGCAGGCAATGTGCTCTGTGCCTGTCAGGTGGCCCAG GGTGCCACGCCTGCCTTCACAGCAGAGGCCTGGGCACTGGCCGTATGCAGTCACATGGGAGGAAAGGCCTGGGGCTCTAGAGTGGTAGCCCAGGGCACTGGAAGCACTGCTGACCTGGAAGCTGCCCTCAAAACGGCACGCACCTACGCCCTCAACCAGATATGA